The Sulfitobacter donghicola DSW-25 = KCTC 12864 = JCM 14565 genome has a segment encoding these proteins:
- a CDS encoding DUF2339 domain-containing protein translates to MDGIIATVVIIALAIPIAIISLIVGHGNLRKRISDSEFEIKKLQSKLNALDELYRRQKSPKPSEAQAVDGEPAQEADKPQEELQAEEAVTLAEAAPEKVIKAKDPVTSSVPKVPPAIKTPKVAETPTAFDQTMGRFGAWLQQNWFYAVSAASLALAGIFLVQYGMENGLLPPKARVAAGLAFGAALIGVGEFIRRRFGDDVQSTTAYLPSVFSGAGIVTLFGAILSARMLYDLIGGGASMVGMVAVALLAVVLGWLHGPLLVAVGVIGAYGAPFMLADSQADASPLFGYFAVVAALGLAVDTIRRWGWISALTLMLAYGMGFLIVLGGSAAQWSGQLYFAILPMLAILIPARSLSPDHAGPPAVLGLLDRATLGAKDRGVAWPSFPTLLAFTSVAASCFILLTIWKTGEAELWLSMGLLAVMGVLLISWSDKAPALQDAALLPPIALLLSVFAQSENASETYRNFLRTYSENPEADFPWVITILVAIGVGISILGLWRALRGGQFAVPWAAFACVYAPAMAIVLEMGWQPADVIGAYPWALHAAALAATMSLFAERLARRDAEQRLRVSFAMMSALSCMSFAFVIVLSSVALTVALAVTVVAAAALDRLWKLPTLGIYIAVGVVTVGYRLVVDPGLRFGIDGPLPSVLLAYGGSLAAFLAALWLLRPLVRPTAQVMLDSAVWSTAGLTISLLLLRWIENAIGVSYMDTHWSFGLHAAIWMGLALAQVQRADAGTSKILTKLRWGLAALFGVFGGGALFAALTAGNPLLNKSLPNQVFGPVLVNTLAAAYLVPAAVLLLGAWRLTQIDRRLRVAFATIGGSVAVIWALMVIRHFWQGGLSMSLRYGISQPEQYTYTIVLLVAGAGLFYQSLARRSPMLRKAGLVVIGLAVAKVFLIDISDLDGLTRIFSLLVLGLSLAGLAWLNRWAQERDREEGGAPPPPSPPALPDEDQDSLAP, encoded by the coding sequence ATGGATGGTATTATTGCGACCGTAGTGATTATTGCTCTGGCGATCCCGATTGCCATTATCTCGCTGATTGTAGGGCATGGTAATCTGCGAAAAAGGATTTCGGATTCTGAATTTGAAATCAAAAAGTTACAATCCAAACTTAATGCGTTAGATGAACTTTATCGCAGGCAGAAATCGCCTAAGCCCTCTGAGGCGCAAGCGGTTGATGGTGAACCCGCACAAGAAGCGGACAAGCCGCAAGAGGAATTGCAAGCGGAAGAGGCTGTGACCCTTGCAGAGGCCGCACCGGAAAAAGTGATAAAGGCGAAAGACCCCGTCACAAGTTCCGTTCCGAAAGTGCCGCCTGCGATTAAGACGCCGAAGGTGGCCGAAACGCCAACTGCTTTCGATCAGACGATGGGGCGGTTTGGCGCGTGGTTGCAGCAGAATTGGTTCTACGCTGTCTCGGCTGCATCGCTGGCATTGGCTGGCATTTTTCTGGTGCAATACGGAATGGAAAACGGGTTGCTTCCCCCCAAGGCGCGGGTGGCGGCGGGGCTTGCCTTTGGTGCTGCGTTGATCGGCGTGGGGGAATTCATCCGCCGCCGCTTTGGCGATGATGTTCAGTCAACCACTGCTTATCTCCCATCGGTGTTTTCCGGCGCGGGGATTGTCACCCTGTTTGGGGCGATCCTGTCGGCGCGGATGCTGTATGATTTGATCGGCGGCGGTGCGTCGATGGTGGGCATGGTTGCTGTTGCGCTTTTGGCTGTTGTGCTGGGCTGGTTGCACGGGCCGCTGTTGGTGGCGGTTGGTGTGATCGGAGCCTATGGCGCGCCCTTCATGTTGGCTGACTCGCAGGCAGATGCCAGCCCGCTGTTCGGCTACTTCGCCGTTGTTGCTGCCCTTGGGCTAGCAGTTGATACGATCCGTCGTTGGGGGTGGATTTCGGCGCTCACGCTGATGTTGGCCTATGGGATGGGTTTCCTGATTGTGCTGGGCGGTTCCGCCGCGCAGTGGAGCGGCCAGCTGTATTTTGCCATTTTGCCGATGCTTGCGATCCTCATTCCTGCGCGTAGCCTGTCGCCAGATCACGCGGGGCCACCTGCCGTGCTGGGCCTATTGGACCGTGCGACATTGGGGGCGAAAGATCGCGGCGTTGCTTGGCCTTCCTTCCCAACGCTGTTGGCCTTCACCAGCGTTGCGGCAAGTTGTTTTATCTTGTTGACGATATGGAAAACGGGCGAGGCCGAGTTATGGCTGAGCATGGGCCTGTTGGCGGTCATGGGTGTTTTGCTGATTTCGTGGTCTGACAAAGCCCCCGCATTGCAAGACGCGGCGCTGTTGCCTCCCATTGCTTTGCTGCTGTCTGTCTTTGCGCAGTCCGAAAACGCGAGCGAGACCTACAGGAATTTCCTGCGGACCTATAGCGAAAACCCAGAGGCGGATTTCCCTTGGGTGATTACCATTCTGGTTGCAATCGGAGTTGGGATTTCCATCCTTGGGCTATGGCGCGCACTGCGGGGAGGGCAATTTGCTGTCCCTTGGGCGGCTTTCGCTTGTGTCTATGCACCAGCGATGGCGATTGTTCTGGAGATGGGCTGGCAGCCGGCGGATGTGATTGGGGCCTATCCGTGGGCGCTGCATGCGGCAGCTTTGGCCGCAACGATGTCGCTGTTTGCTGAACGTTTGGCGCGTCGCGACGCAGAGCAGCGATTGCGGGTTAGCTTTGCCATGATGTCTGCACTGTCGTGTATGTCGTTTGCCTTTGTGATTGTGCTCAGCTCGGTTGCGCTGACGGTCGCCTTGGCGGTCACTGTGGTTGCGGCGGCGGCGTTGGATCGGTTGTGGAAACTGCCGACGCTGGGGATTTATATTGCGGTGGGTGTCGTGACTGTCGGGTACCGGCTGGTTGTTGATCCTGGTTTGCGTTTCGGGATCGACGGCCCTTTGCCAAGCGTCTTGTTGGCTTATGGCGGATCGCTGGCGGCCTTTTTGGCGGCGCTTTGGCTGTTGCGGCCTCTGGTTCGGCCAACGGCGCAGGTCATGCTGGATTCGGCGGTGTGGTCTACTGCGGGGTTGACGATCAGCTTGCTTTTGCTGCGCTGGATCGAAAACGCCATCGGGGTCTCTTATATGGATACGCATTGGAGCTTTGGCCTGCACGCGGCGATCTGGATGGGTCTGGCGCTGGCTCAGGTTCAGCGAGCGGATGCGGGGACGTCCAAAATCTTAACGAAATTGCGTTGGGGCTTGGCCGCGCTCTTTGGGGTGTTCGGCGGTGGGGCATTGTTTGCGGCGCTGACGGCTGGGAACCCGCTGTTGAACAAGTCCCTCCCAAATCAGGTGTTTGGCCCTGTTCTGGTGAATACGCTTGCTGCGGCTTATCTGGTGCCTGCTGCTGTTTTGCTGCTGGGCGCATGGCGTTTGACGCAAATTGACAGGCGTCTGCGGGTGGCTTTTGCCACCATAGGCGGCAGTGTTGCGGTGATCTGGGCACTGATGGTCATTCGCCACTTCTGGCAGGGGGGGCTATCAATGAGCCTGCGCTATGGCATCTCTCAGCCTGAACAATACACCTATACCATCGTGTTGTTGGTCGCGGGTGCGGGGCTGTTTTATCAATCCCTCGCGCGCCGCTCGCCTATGCTGCGCAAGGCGGGGCTGGTTGTGATTGGCCTTGCCGTGGCCAAAGTGTTCCTGATCGATATCTCAGACCTAGATGGGCTGACGCGGATCTTCTCGCTTTTGGTTTTGGGGCTGTCGCTGGCTGGGTTGGCGTGGCTCAACCGCTGGGCACAGGAACGCGACCGCGAAGAGGGGGGCGCGCCTCCACCTCCTTCACCGCCTGCATTACCTGATGAGGATCAAGACTCGCTTGCTCCTTAG
- a CDS encoding CDP-alcohol phosphatidyltransferase family protein, giving the protein MTIRQKALSVHLLTASGAVFAMLALLAAVDAKYDMMFLWLVVAFFVDGIDGPLARKYDVKTNAPEFDGVLLDLIIDYLTYVFIPAFALFKSGLMDGWSGWLALIIVTFASAMYFCDTRMKTKDYSFSGFPGCWNMLVLVIFALNIPWYISLVLVAFLSVTMFLPLKFVHPVRTERWRMVTLPMALAWTFFAGWAAWVNFHPESWAAWGLVVTSTYLLFAGIVQQILFDGRDI; this is encoded by the coding sequence ATGACCATTCGACAAAAAGCACTCTCCGTTCATTTGCTGACCGCCTCTGGCGCGGTTTTTGCGATGCTGGCCCTGCTGGCCGCTGTGGACGCCAAATACGACATGATGTTCCTGTGGTTGGTGGTCGCGTTTTTTGTGGACGGGATCGATGGCCCTCTGGCGCGCAAATATGATGTAAAAACCAACGCCCCCGAGTTTGACGGCGTGTTGCTGGACCTGATCATCGATTATCTCACCTATGTTTTCATTCCCGCCTTTGCCCTGTTTAAATCCGGCCTCATGGACGGGTGGAGCGGCTGGCTGGCCCTGATCATCGTCACCTTCGCCAGCGCCATGTATTTTTGCGATACACGCATGAAAACAAAAGATTATTCCTTTTCCGGATTTCCAGGGTGCTGGAACATGCTGGTGCTGGTCATCTTTGCGTTGAACATCCCATGGTACATCAGCCTTGTTCTGGTCGCCTTTTTATCCGTGACCATGTTCCTGCCGCTGAAATTTGTGCACCCCGTCCGAACGGAACGCTGGCGCATGGTCACATTGCCCATGGCATTGGCATGGACGTTTTTTGCGGGTTGGGCCGCATGGGTGAATTTCCATCCCGAAAGCTGGGCCGCATGGGGCTTGGTTGTAACCTCGACCTACCTGCTGTTTGCAGGCATCGTGCAGCAAATCCTGTTTGATGGTCGCGATATCTAA
- the truA gene encoding tRNA pseudouridine(38-40) synthase TruA, translating into MPRFALQIEYDGAPFHGWQRQADHPSVQGAIEQALCKLEPGPHTIAAAGRTDKGVHGLAQIAHCDMKRDWTPFRLSEALNYHLKPNPVSVVNCAQVPDTFHARFSATERQYLFRIMPRRAPLTHTRGYVWQVKQPLDVDLMMEGASHLLGEHDFTTFRSTICQAMSPIKTLDRLDITNVETDHGTEVHFDVRARSFLHNQVRSFVGTLERVGCGSLTPDDVKTALAARDRAACGPVSPPHGLYLAKVLYDTPPFG; encoded by the coding sequence ATGCCACGTTTTGCACTCCAGATAGAATATGACGGCGCCCCCTTCCATGGATGGCAGCGCCAAGCGGACCACCCTTCGGTTCAGGGCGCCATTGAACAGGCGCTTTGCAAGCTCGAGCCTGGCCCCCACACCATCGCCGCTGCTGGGCGCACCGACAAAGGTGTGCACGGGCTGGCCCAGATCGCCCATTGCGACATGAAACGCGACTGGACGCCCTTTCGCCTTTCCGAGGCGCTGAACTATCACCTCAAGCCAAATCCGGTATCGGTTGTGAATTGTGCGCAGGTGCCCGACACATTCCACGCGCGTTTTTCCGCAACCGAGCGCCAGTATCTATTCCGCATCATGCCGCGCCGCGCGCCGCTTACCCATACGCGCGGCTATGTCTGGCAGGTAAAACAACCGCTTGATGTTGATCTGATGATGGAAGGCGCAAGCCATTTGCTGGGCGAGCATGACTTTACCACCTTCCGCTCGACGATTTGTCAGGCGATGAGCCCGATCAAGACCTTGGATCGCCTCGATATCACCAATGTCGAAACCGACCATGGCACCGAAGTGCATTTTGATGTGCGCGCGCGGTCTTTCCTACACAATCAGGTGCGCAGCTTTGTTGGCACGCTTGAGCGGGTTGGATGTGGATCGCTGACACCTGATGATGTAAAAACCGCCCTTGCAGCGCGGGATCGCGCGGCCTGCGGCCCCGTTTCACCGCCCCATGGGCTTTATCTGGCGAAAGTCCTCTACGACACGCCGCCCTTTGGTTAG
- the ileS gene encoding isoleucine--tRNA ligase, whose protein sequence is MCAETPEYKTTLNLPKTDFPMRAGLPKREPVWLERWEKMGVYNQLREKAKAAPRKPFTLHDGPPYANGHLHIGHALNKTIKDMIVRSHQMMGNDARYIPGWDCHGLPIEWKIEEQYRKKGRDKDQVPINEFRAECRSFAAGWVDIQREEFKRLGVQGNWEKPYLTMDFHAERVIAEEFMKFLTNGTLYQGSKPVMWSPVEQTALAEAEVEYHDKDSFTIWVKFDVVGAADLEGAQVVIWTTTPWTIPSNKAVVYGAGISYGLYEVTGTPDECWLNVGDRYLLADNLAADVMGRGRLEEDQWTRVRDVTNEELETISLKHPFNGVEGGEGEWDDIRDFRAAEFVTDTEGTGFVHCAPSHGLEEYDLYRELGMLEQVITYNVNPDGRYRDDLPFFGGKAILKPNGKEGNANAAVIDKLVEVGGLLARGKIKHSYPHSWRSKAPVIYRNTPQWFAAIDRPVGDGQDTFGKTIRERALTEIDNVKWTPKSGRNRLHAMMEARPDWVLSRQRAWGVPLTCFTLKGKLPTDAEFLLRNDAVNKRIVEAFEAEGADAWYEEGAKERFLGGIVNPDDYDQVMDILDVWFDSGSTHAFTLRDREDGSDDGIADVYMEGTDQHRGWFHSSLLQSCGTYGRAPYRNVVTHGFTLDAKGMKMSKSIGNTIVPEKIIQQYGADILRLWVAQTDYTSDQRIGDEILKGTADSYRRLRNTMRYMLGSLPDFDASKAVAAEDMPELERLILHKLSLLDEVVRDGYARFDFQGVFRAIFDFATLDLSSFYFDIRKDALYCDGDTLRRLSALTVLDHLYSRLTTWLAPILPFTMEEVWLQRNGEDTSVHLIDFPETPSTWRDDALAARAETVRAVRRVVTGCLEEQRTAKVIGSSLEAAPVVYLNAELAAIITDPETFADLCITSQIKLVEGEGPADAFTLDDVKGVSVVFAKAEGQKCARSWKILPDVGTYSFPGVSKRCDEALREKGFNPSDFAV, encoded by the coding sequence ATGTGCGCCGAGACCCCAGAATATAAAACCACATTGAACTTGCCCAAAACCGATTTTCCCATGCGCGCTGGCCTGCCCAAGCGCGAGCCAGTGTGGCTGGAACGTTGGGAAAAGATGGGCGTGTATAACCAGCTGCGCGAAAAGGCCAAAGCGGCGCCGCGCAAACCCTTTACGCTGCATGACGGCCCGCCCTATGCCAACGGCCATTTGCATATCGGTCATGCGCTGAACAAAACCATCAAAGACATGATCGTGCGCAGCCACCAGATGATGGGCAATGACGCGCGCTATATCCCTGGTTGGGACTGCCACGGCCTGCCGATCGAATGGAAGATCGAAGAGCAGTACCGCAAGAAAGGCCGCGACAAGGATCAAGTGCCGATCAACGAATTCCGCGCCGAATGCCGCAGCTTTGCTGCGGGTTGGGTTGATATCCAGCGCGAAGAGTTCAAACGCCTAGGCGTTCAGGGTAACTGGGAAAAACCCTATTTGACGATGGATTTCCACGCCGAACGTGTGATCGCCGAAGAATTCATGAAGTTCCTGACCAATGGCACGCTGTATCAGGGGTCCAAGCCTGTCATGTGGTCACCTGTTGAGCAAACCGCATTGGCCGAGGCCGAGGTTGAGTACCACGACAAAGACAGCTTTACGATCTGGGTAAAGTTCGATGTTGTCGGGGCTGCGGATCTGGAAGGGGCACAGGTTGTCATCTGGACGACGACTCCTTGGACGATCCCGTCCAACAAGGCGGTCGTTTACGGCGCTGGCATTTCCTATGGCCTATACGAAGTCACAGGTACGCCGGATGAATGCTGGTTGAACGTGGGTGATCGTTACCTGCTGGCCGATAATCTGGCCGCTGATGTTATGGGCCGTGGCCGTCTGGAAGAAGATCAGTGGACGCGCGTTCGTGACGTAACCAATGAAGAGCTCGAAACCATCAGCCTCAAGCACCCGTTCAACGGTGTCGAAGGCGGTGAAGGCGAATGGGACGACATCCGCGATTTCCGTGCGGCCGAGTTTGTCACCGACACCGAAGGTACGGGCTTTGTGCATTGCGCGCCGTCCCACGGCCTAGAGGAATATGACCTCTACCGCGAGCTGGGGATGTTGGAGCAGGTGATCACCTATAACGTGAACCCTGATGGCCGCTACCGCGATGACCTGCCGTTCTTTGGTGGCAAGGCGATCCTCAAGCCCAACGGCAAAGAGGGCAACGCCAACGCTGCCGTGATCGACAAGCTGGTTGAGGTCGGCGGGTTGCTGGCGCGTGGCAAGATCAAACACAGCTACCCGCACAGCTGGCGTTCCAAAGCGCCGGTGATCTATCGCAACACGCCGCAGTGGTTTGCCGCGATCGACCGCCCTGTGGGTGACGGGCAGGACACGTTTGGCAAGACCATCCGCGAACGCGCCCTGACCGAGATCGACAACGTGAAATGGACACCTAAATCAGGCCGCAACCGCCTGCATGCTATGATGGAGGCACGCCCCGACTGGGTGCTGTCGCGCCAGCGCGCATGGGGCGTGCCGCTGACCTGCTTTACCTTGAAGGGCAAGCTGCCAACGGATGCCGAATTCCTGCTGCGCAACGACGCGGTGAACAAACGTATCGTTGAGGCGTTTGAAGCTGAAGGTGCGGATGCATGGTATGAAGAGGGCGCCAAGGAACGTTTCCTCGGCGGTATCGTGAACCCTGATGATTATGATCAGGTCATGGATATCCTTGATGTGTGGTTTGATTCCGGTTCGACCCACGCCTTTACCCTGCGTGACCGCGAAGACGGGTCTGACGATGGTATCGCTGATGTTTATATGGAAGGCACCGACCAACACCGCGGTTGGTTCCACTCGTCCTTGCTGCAATCATGTGGCACCTATGGGCGTGCGCCGTATCGCAATGTGGTTACACATGGCTTCACCTTGGATGCCAAGGGCATGAAGATGTCCAAATCCATCGGGAATACAATCGTTCCAGAAAAGATCATCCAACAATACGGTGCGGATATCCTGCGTCTTTGGGTGGCTCAGACTGATTACACCAGCGACCAGCGGATCGGTGATGAAATCCTGAAAGGCACCGCAGACAGCTATCGCCGCCTGCGTAACACCATGCGCTATATGTTGGGCTCGCTGCCTGACTTTGACGCGTCCAAAGCGGTTGCCGCCGAAGACATGCCCGAGCTGGAGCGCCTGATCCTGCATAAACTATCCCTGCTGGATGAGGTTGTGCGCGACGGATATGCGCGGTTTGACTTCCAAGGGGTGTTCCGCGCGATCTTTGATTTCGCCACGCTTGATCTGTCATCGTTCTATTTCGATATCCGCAAGGATGCGCTTTATTGTGATGGCGACACGCTGCGCCGTCTCAGCGCGCTGACGGTTCTGGATCACCTCTATAGCCGCCTGACCACTTGGCTGGCGCCGATCCTGCCGTTCACCATGGAAGAGGTCTGGCTGCAGCGTAACGGCGAGGACACGTCGGTCCATCTGATCGACTTTCCTGAAACGCCTAGCACGTGGCGCGACGATGCGCTTGCCGCGCGGGCCGAGACCGTGCGCGCGGTGCGCCGCGTGGTGACTGGCTGCTTGGAAGAGCAACGCACAGCCAAGGTGATCGGCTCGTCCCTAGAGGCCGCGCCGGTGGTCTATCTGAACGCTGAACTGGCCGCGATCATCACTGATCCCGAAACCTTTGCCGATCTGTGCATCACCAGCCAGATCAAACTGGTTGAGGGCGAAGGGCCAGCGGATGCCTTTACATTGGATGATGTGAAAGGTGTGAGCGTTGTGTTCGCCAAGGCCGAAGGCCAGAAATGCGCCCGTTCGTGGAAGATCCTGCCAGACGTTGGCACATACAGCTTCCCGGGCGTGAGCAAACGCTGTGACGAGGCGCTGCGCGAAAAAGGGTTTAACCCCTCAGATTTCGCAGTCTGA
- a CDS encoding GNAT family N-acetyltransferase has product MSVVMIRPARTLDAGKLADIMSEANSRLTWLPKLYSGAEEIMLIGDMIEAGWVRTAYLDEELAGFIARKGTEIHALYLRPHLQGRGVARKLIVDAQRNAKKLGLWSYEENERASRFYGKAGFAEVSRTDGSGNDARLPDIRFEWLREAV; this is encoded by the coding sequence ATGAGCGTCGTCATGATCCGCCCCGCACGCACGCTGGATGCGGGAAAACTTGCAGATATTATGAGCGAGGCAAACAGCCGCCTTACGTGGTTGCCTAAGCTGTATAGCGGCGCCGAGGAAATCATGCTGATCGGTGACATGATCGAGGCAGGATGGGTGCGCACCGCCTATCTGGACGAAGAGCTGGCAGGTTTTATTGCCCGCAAAGGCACTGAAATCCACGCCCTATACTTGCGCCCGCACCTGCAAGGGCGCGGGGTGGCGCGCAAACTGATCGTGGATGCGCAGCGAAACGCCAAAAAGCTGGGCTTGTGGAGCTATGAAGAGAACGAGCGCGCCTCGCGGTTCTATGGTAAAGCTGGATTTGCGGAGGTCAGCCGCACGGATGGCTCGGGAAATGATGCCAGACTACCTGATATCCGTTTTGAGTGGTTAAGGGAGGCCGTGTAA
- a CDS encoding YcjF family protein, which yields MAKGPVLFDLEDATAKRPSVADAPPVQDIVETGAPQGQAMQIAARLAARKPSRLTRLFWALAVALIGALVSIAAWSFITDLLARYPLLGIAMSVLLAAFLLVLALVGLRELAAFGRLGRIDGLRHRATQALAHEDLAQARQVTDRLVGLYKGREDTRWGRDRLAELRGDQLDAAGLLAVAEAEVLGPLDKAAQREVEAAARQVATVTALVPLALADVAAALTSNLRMIRRIAEIYGGRSGFFGSWRLTRAVLSHLVATGAVAVGDDMLEPILGGSLLGKLSRRFGEGLVNGALTARVGVAAIEVCRPLPFTTEARPKIRAIIAQSLGGLFGKNDGEG from the coding sequence ATGGCCAAAGGCCCAGTTCTATTTGATCTGGAGGACGCTACGGCCAAGCGCCCGTCGGTGGCCGACGCGCCTCCGGTGCAGGATATAGTGGAAACGGGCGCGCCACAGGGGCAGGCGATGCAGATCGCCGCACGGCTGGCTGCGCGCAAACCATCCCGATTGACCCGCCTGTTCTGGGCCTTGGCTGTTGCTTTGATCGGGGCGCTTGTTTCTATCGCTGCGTGGAGCTTTATCACCGATTTGCTGGCGCGCTATCCGCTGTTGGGTATCGCGATGAGCGTGCTTTTGGCTGCGTTCCTTTTGGTTTTGGCGTTGGTTGGCCTGCGCGAATTAGCAGCCTTTGGCCGTTTGGGCCGGATTGACGGCTTGCGCCATAGGGCCACGCAGGCGTTAGCCCATGAGGATTTGGCACAGGCACGGCAAGTCACGGACCGTTTGGTTGGGCTGTATAAAGGGCGCGAGGATACCCGTTGGGGGCGGGATCGGCTGGCCGAGTTGCGGGGGGATCAATTGGATGCCGCTGGGTTGTTAGCGGTGGCTGAGGCCGAGGTTCTCGGCCCTTTGGATAAGGCCGCGCAGCGCGAGGTCGAGGCCGCTGCACGGCAGGTCGCCACCGTCACTGCATTGGTGCCACTGGCGCTTGCGGATGTCGCTGCGGCCCTCACGTCAAACCTGCGAATGATCCGGCGCATCGCCGAGATCTACGGCGGGCGTTCGGGCTTTTTCGGGAGCTGGCGATTGACCCGCGCGGTGCTGTCCCATCTGGTTGCCACAGGCGCGGTTGCTGTCGGTGATGACATGTTGGAGCCTATTTTGGGCGGCTCATTATTGGGCAAGCTGAGCCGCCGTTTCGGTGAAGGTTTGGTGAACGGCGCCCTGACCGCACGTGTTGGGGTTGCGGCGATCGAAGTGTGCCGCCCCTTGCCATTTACGACTGAGGCACGCCCCAAAATACGCGCCATAATAGCGCAAAGCCTTGGCGGGTTATTTGGTAAGAACGACGGCGAAGGCTAG
- a CDS encoding methylated-DNA--[protein]-cysteine S-methyltransferase: MNTCTVPTQFGDLILFEQEGFITKLDWGVAVREDTSDGLSEARRQLRAYDARELEAFDLPLRVEGSDFQRAVCAAMSAIPFGFTCTYGDIAKQLGAPAQAVGGACGGNPIPVIIPCHRVMGAKGLTGFSGAGGVETKVALLRHEGAGGFLI, from the coding sequence ATGAATACATGCACTGTCCCCACACAATTCGGCGATTTGATCCTGTTCGAGCAGGAAGGCTTTATCACCAAGCTCGACTGGGGCGTTGCTGTGCGTGAAGATACCAGTGACGGTCTAAGCGAGGCGCGCCGCCAACTGCGTGCCTATGATGCACGTGAGTTGGAGGCGTTTGACCTGCCATTGCGTGTTGAAGGATCTGATTTTCAACGCGCTGTTTGCGCGGCCATGTCGGCGATCCCTTTTGGTTTCACCTGCACCTATGGGGATATCGCCAAACAGCTAGGCGCCCCTGCCCAAGCTGTGGGAGGGGCCTGTGGGGGCAATCCGATCCCCGTGATTATCCCCTGCCACCGTGTGATGGGGGCAAAGGGGCTGACAGGGTTTTCAGGGGCAGGGGGCGTCGAGACAAAGGTCGCCTTGCTGCGCCATGAGGGCGCAGGCGGTTTCCTGATTTAG
- a CDS encoding YcjX family protein has protein sequence MVISQIADGIWRQVEAVQDTVSETFFEPVIRLGVTGLARSGKTVFITSLVANLIDRGRMPGLVAAGEGRIEAAFLQPQPDDTIPRFEYEAHLGALTAQSPNWPDSTRAVSELRLSLRVRPKGLLSGLQGPRTIHLDIVDYPGEWLLDLGLLDVTYDAWSAQTLERIAKRTQAQAYLERISTVEPDAQLDEPLAKELAAAFAAYLTQARSDGFSDCTPGRFLLPGDLAGSPVLTFAPLPAQGSDGRKSLRREMARRFEAYKREVVKPFFRDHFARIDRQVVLVDALGAINAGPPAVEDLRAAMSETLGAFRPGRNGFLSNLLGAKRVEKILFAATKADHLHHSQHAQLTSIMEALTREARERARFAGADTQALAIASLRATTEDTMSHEGAALDVVRGTLLENGKEAAFYPGELPQDPSHLLNPARSGADRWLDADYQIMRFAPAPLTLRPGDGPPHIRLDRAAEFLIGDRL, from the coding sequence GTGGTCATTTCTCAAATAGCTGACGGCATATGGCGGCAGGTCGAAGCCGTCCAAGATACGGTTTCAGAAACCTTCTTCGAGCCGGTGATCCGGCTTGGGGTTACGGGGTTGGCGCGTTCTGGAAAAACGGTGTTTATCACCTCACTGGTCGCCAATCTGATCGATCGCGGGCGAATGCCCGGATTGGTCGCGGCTGGCGAAGGCCGGATCGAGGCCGCATTTCTACAGCCCCAGCCTGACGACACGATACCGCGGTTCGAATATGAGGCGCATCTGGGGGCTTTGACGGCTCAATCCCCCAATTGGCCCGACAGCACCCGCGCGGTTTCCGAATTGAGGCTCAGCTTGCGCGTGCGGCCAAAGGGGCTTTTGTCTGGTCTGCAAGGGCCGCGCACCATTCATCTGGATATTGTTGACTACCCGGGGGAATGGCTGCTGGATCTTGGGCTGTTGGATGTCACCTATGACGCGTGGAGCGCGCAGACGCTGGAGCGGATCGCCAAACGGACGCAAGCCCAAGCGTATTTAGAGAGGATCAGCACCGTTGAGCCAGATGCCCAACTAGACGAACCGCTGGCAAAGGAGCTGGCTGCGGCATTTGCCGCCTATCTGACCCAAGCGCGCAGCGACGGGTTTTCCGATTGCACGCCGGGGCGGTTCCTATTGCCGGGGGATTTGGCGGGCTCACCCGTTCTGACCTTTGCACCACTTCCTGCACAGGGCAGCGATGGGCGCAAAAGCCTTCGCCGTGAAATGGCGCGACGGTTTGAGGCCTATAAACGCGAAGTGGTAAAGCCGTTCTTTCGGGATCACTTTGCCCGTATCGACCGCCAAGTTGTGCTGGTCGATGCGCTGGGCGCTATCAACGCAGGGCCACCCGCGGTCGAGGATTTGCGCGCAGCGATGAGTGAAACACTTGGTGCATTCCGCCCGGGGCGAAACGGCTTTCTCAGCAATCTTCTGGGCGCAAAGCGGGTTGAGAAAATCCTGTTTGCGGCGACCAAGGCGGACCACCTGCACCACAGCCAGCACGCCCAGCTTACCTCGATCATGGAAGCGTTGACCCGTGAGGCCCGCGAACGGGCGCGCTTTGCAGGGGCCGATACGCAGGCATTGGCGATTGCGTCGCTACGCGCCACCACCGAAGACACGATGAGCCACGAAGGGGCCGCATTGGACGTCGTTCGCGGCACATTGTTGGAAAATGGTAAGGAAGCAGCCTTTTACCCGGGTGAATTGCCCCAAGATCCATCGCATTTGTTAAACCCTGCGCGGTCGGGTGCGGACAGGTGGCTAGATGCGGATTACCAAATTATGCGCTTTGCGCCAGCCCCACTTACCTTGCGCCCCGGAGACGGGCCACCCCACATACGGTTGGACCGCGCAGCAGAATTTTTAATCGGAGATAGATTATGA